Proteins co-encoded in one Xiphophorus hellerii strain 12219 chromosome 10, Xiphophorus_hellerii-4.1, whole genome shotgun sequence genomic window:
- the c10h10orf90 gene encoding (E2-independent) E3 ubiquitin-conjugating enzyme FATS isoform X4 — protein MNLVKLKQPITPAFQKNDDSHCSKAEVERSHTSPSAPGVKTRRTTDSGASEGPEKQHSAVNRLPSWNTLRTGWKPNRASGPSGGNNSNELTRGFELVPHKKSHLMTKAITEPTKHSPLHCTASADPTGHHSLLQGSNTTNTQRPHTTLQRTSSVQPLKATVFYGTNNSSESSNIQTSSAATTLIPQNKAGISSITISSRKVSRSASLPGSRSRKSPSPLPPECKPMDPNSQQVRVQRKATIVKVTEQRVISSSAPDSSQPGTVPSGNALDTVVRRRKATIIKVTEHKESYSPGKITPRNPEYRHSYTEGLYKNNSTPSQENHMENSKVPAYQLNSSPSATVPNTFSLDGQKNETLHRSTLNLFLSNPPAIAFPPLELRPRAAGHRSERPQRPLSCYGSLTEHSKQSKEGVSQWSDWKRSSGLPQDTSINHVDFDCLFTSSGKTAKEAGRPMAADTLTPNRNEKERLPPTVDGTRRASPSLTLIKAPDPDSHQSQEEVLALNAAAIIANIKLQRQLSKKETPSGDSETASTDSPRGKAEVMDERKYINSKKSEARHHKRSYAEFISLMPDYDGSTESASLQGALQRCRPVFISRSRERVRTLERKMQERRERSKAGKLEWRKDQLRQLRAHSSTGSTSMNDNLSKPTDGGISQRDVQFRSKRRVAAPSLPRQAD, from the exons CAGAGGTGGAGAGAAGTCACACCAGTCCCAGTGCACCGGGTGTGAAGACAAGGAGGACAACAGATAGTGGCGCTTCTGAG GGGCCTGAAAAACAGCACTCTGCAGTAAACCGACTTCCCAGCTGGAACACTCTGAGGACAGGCTGGAAGCCCAACAGAGCGTCAGGTCCTTCGGGAGGAAATAACTCCAATGAACTCACCAGAGGGTTTGAATTAGTACCCCACAAGAAATCACATCTGATGACAAAAGCAATCACAGAACCCACTAAGCATTCACCTCTGCATTGCACAGCTTCTGCTGATCCAACTGGTCATCACAGTTTGCTACAAGGGTCAAATACAACGAACACACAGAGGCCCCATACCACTCTGCAAAGAACAAGCAGCGTTCAGCCTCTAAAGGCCACTGTCTTTTATGGGACAAACAACAGCTCAGAATCTTCAAACATACAGACAAGTTCAGCTGCGACCACCCTCATCCCTCAGAACAAAGCAGGCATCTCTTCCATCACCATCTCCTCCAGAAAAGTGAGCAGATCAGCCAGCTTGCCCGGGTCCCGATCCAGAAAGTCTCCTTCTCCTCTCCCACCAGAGTGCAAGCCCATGGACCCAAACTCCCAGCAAGTAAGAGTGCAGAGGAAAGCTACTATAGTGAAAGTGACAGAGCAGAGAGTTATATCAAGCTCTGCTCCGGACAGCAGTCAACCGGGAACCGTACCCTCTGGCAATGCTTTGGACACTGTGGTTCGGCGAAGAAAGGCCACAATCATTAAAGTGACAGAGCATAAGGAGAGTTACAGTCCAGGCAAGATAACACCCAGGAATCCAGAGTACAGACACAGCTACACTGAAGGACTGTATAAGAATAACAGCACGCCGAGTCAAGAAAACCATATGGAAAACAGTAAAGTACCTGCTTATCAACTGAATTCCTCACCAAGTGCAACTGTCCCAAACACATTCTCTTTAGATGGACAGAAAAACGAAACCCTTCACAGATCTACACTGAATCTTTTTCTTAGTAACCCCCCTGCCATTGCATTCCCTCCTTTGGAGCTTCGACCAAGGGCTGCGGGACATAGATCTGAGAGGCCACAAAGACCACTGAGCTGCTACGGCAGTTTGACTGAACACTCTAAGCAGAGCAAGGAAGGTGTTTCACAATGGTCTGACTGGAAGCGGAGCTCCGGTCTTCCACAGGACACCTCTATCAATCATGTGGACTTCGACTGCCTTTTCACCAGCTCTGGAAAAACAGCAAAGGAAGCAGGTCGGCCCATGGCCGCTGACACGCTCACACCAAAtagaaatgagaaagaaagacTGCCACCGACAGTGGATGGAACACGCAGAGCCTCCCCAAGTCTCACTCTCATCAAGGCCCCGG ATCCTGACTCCCATCAGTCTCAAGAGGAAGTGCTCGCCCTCAATGCGGCCGCGATTATAGCGAACATCAAACTCCAGAGGCAGCTTAGTAAGAAGGAAACACCAAGTGGCGATTCAGAGACAGCCTCCACGGATTCTCCCCGGGGAAAAGCTG AAGTAATGGATgagagaaaatatataaattccAAGAAAAGCGAAGCCCGGCATCACAAGCGTTCTTATGCTGAATTTATTTCACTGATGCCAGATTATGACGGGTCAACTGAGAGTGCCTCCCTTCAG GGAGCACTGCAAAGGTGCAGACCAGTATTCATCAGCCGCTCCCGGGAAAGAGTGCGAACGCTGGAACGGAAGATGcaggagaggagggagaggtCGAAAGCGGGGAAGCTGGAGTGGAGAAAGGATCAGCTCAGGCAGCTGAGGGCCCACAGTAGCACAGGGTCTACCTCCATGAATG ATAACCTTTCCAAACCCACAGACGGAGGTATTTCCCAGAGAGATGTGCAGTTCAGATCTAAGAGGCGAGTGGCAGCTCCGTCTCTCCCCCGACAGGCTGACTGA
- the c10h10orf90 gene encoding (E2-independent) E3 ubiquitin-conjugating enzyme FATS isoform X5, with the protein MNLVKLKQPITPAFQKNDDSHCSKEVERSHTSPSAPGVKTRRTTDSGASEGPEKQHSAVNRLPSWNTLRTGWKPNRASGPSGGNNSNELTRGFELVPHKKSHLMTKAITEPTKHSPLHCTASADPTGHHSLLQGSNTTNTQRPHTTLQRTSSVQPLKATVFYGTNNSSESSNIQTSSAATTLIPQNKAGISSITISSRKVSRSASLPGSRSRKSPSPLPPECKPMDPNSQQVRVQRKATIVKVTEQRVISSSAPDSSQPGTVPSGNALDTVVRRRKATIIKVTEHKESYSPGKITPRNPEYRHSYTEGLYKNNSTPSQENHMENSKVPAYQLNSSPSATVPNTFSLDGQKNETLHRSTLNLFLSNPPAIAFPPLELRPRAAGHRSERPQRPLSCYGSLTEHSKQSKEGVSQWSDWKRSSGLPQDTSINHVDFDCLFTSSGKTAKEAGRPMAADTLTPNRNEKERLPPTVDGTRRASPSLTLIKAPDPDSHQSQEEVLALNAAAIIANIKLQRQLSKKETPSGDSETASTDSPRGKAEVMDERKYINSKKSEARHHKRSYAEFISLMPDYDGSTESASLQGALQRCRPVFISRSRERVRTLERKMQERRERSKAGKLEWRKDQLRQLRAHSSTGSTSMNDNLSKPTDGGISQRDVQFRSKRRVAAPSLPRQAD; encoded by the exons AGGTGGAGAGAAGTCACACCAGTCCCAGTGCACCGGGTGTGAAGACAAGGAGGACAACAGATAGTGGCGCTTCTGAG GGGCCTGAAAAACAGCACTCTGCAGTAAACCGACTTCCCAGCTGGAACACTCTGAGGACAGGCTGGAAGCCCAACAGAGCGTCAGGTCCTTCGGGAGGAAATAACTCCAATGAACTCACCAGAGGGTTTGAATTAGTACCCCACAAGAAATCACATCTGATGACAAAAGCAATCACAGAACCCACTAAGCATTCACCTCTGCATTGCACAGCTTCTGCTGATCCAACTGGTCATCACAGTTTGCTACAAGGGTCAAATACAACGAACACACAGAGGCCCCATACCACTCTGCAAAGAACAAGCAGCGTTCAGCCTCTAAAGGCCACTGTCTTTTATGGGACAAACAACAGCTCAGAATCTTCAAACATACAGACAAGTTCAGCTGCGACCACCCTCATCCCTCAGAACAAAGCAGGCATCTCTTCCATCACCATCTCCTCCAGAAAAGTGAGCAGATCAGCCAGCTTGCCCGGGTCCCGATCCAGAAAGTCTCCTTCTCCTCTCCCACCAGAGTGCAAGCCCATGGACCCAAACTCCCAGCAAGTAAGAGTGCAGAGGAAAGCTACTATAGTGAAAGTGACAGAGCAGAGAGTTATATCAAGCTCTGCTCCGGACAGCAGTCAACCGGGAACCGTACCCTCTGGCAATGCTTTGGACACTGTGGTTCGGCGAAGAAAGGCCACAATCATTAAAGTGACAGAGCATAAGGAGAGTTACAGTCCAGGCAAGATAACACCCAGGAATCCAGAGTACAGACACAGCTACACTGAAGGACTGTATAAGAATAACAGCACGCCGAGTCAAGAAAACCATATGGAAAACAGTAAAGTACCTGCTTATCAACTGAATTCCTCACCAAGTGCAACTGTCCCAAACACATTCTCTTTAGATGGACAGAAAAACGAAACCCTTCACAGATCTACACTGAATCTTTTTCTTAGTAACCCCCCTGCCATTGCATTCCCTCCTTTGGAGCTTCGACCAAGGGCTGCGGGACATAGATCTGAGAGGCCACAAAGACCACTGAGCTGCTACGGCAGTTTGACTGAACACTCTAAGCAGAGCAAGGAAGGTGTTTCACAATGGTCTGACTGGAAGCGGAGCTCCGGTCTTCCACAGGACACCTCTATCAATCATGTGGACTTCGACTGCCTTTTCACCAGCTCTGGAAAAACAGCAAAGGAAGCAGGTCGGCCCATGGCCGCTGACACGCTCACACCAAAtagaaatgagaaagaaagacTGCCACCGACAGTGGATGGAACACGCAGAGCCTCCCCAAGTCTCACTCTCATCAAGGCCCCGG ATCCTGACTCCCATCAGTCTCAAGAGGAAGTGCTCGCCCTCAATGCGGCCGCGATTATAGCGAACATCAAACTCCAGAGGCAGCTTAGTAAGAAGGAAACACCAAGTGGCGATTCAGAGACAGCCTCCACGGATTCTCCCCGGGGAAAAGCTG AAGTAATGGATgagagaaaatatataaattccAAGAAAAGCGAAGCCCGGCATCACAAGCGTTCTTATGCTGAATTTATTTCACTGATGCCAGATTATGACGGGTCAACTGAGAGTGCCTCCCTTCAG GGAGCACTGCAAAGGTGCAGACCAGTATTCATCAGCCGCTCCCGGGAAAGAGTGCGAACGCTGGAACGGAAGATGcaggagaggagggagaggtCGAAAGCGGGGAAGCTGGAGTGGAGAAAGGATCAGCTCAGGCAGCTGAGGGCCCACAGTAGCACAGGGTCTACCTCCATGAATG ATAACCTTTCCAAACCCACAGACGGAGGTATTTCCCAGAGAGATGTGCAGTTCAGATCTAAGAGGCGAGTGGCAGCTCCGTCTCTCCCCCGACAGGCTGACTGA
- the LOC116727635 gene encoding girdin-like: MGQILDLFRQKGSKVSQRNKASSSDSGNEEIQQILAKETEKLNGILEEVNMMSIERQSLIKANEELKNKVIDTEKAALAKDKELKKLLVVNKTLQDDNTALKQENTALGQQNTVLEEEKSILEQKNTALEKEKNTLHQENIILKQVNTILEEENTFFKQNNTVLEKEKTAMEQKYTTQISTLEQRISTLEQENTSQRERISTLDQENTSQRVRLSRTLRVSTYLEQRTRRLEGQNFGYEVDNRDLHQNLNLRRRQHEQEKTSLMLTITALEVKCTALEQKNAALENEKTALEEEKTALEEEKTALEEEKTALEEEKTALEEEKTALEEEKIALEEKNTALEQKNTALEQRIKYLQHKNKTLELINATMEQMKSSLEKENTTLEQENNNLQLELEQLRDRIEQVLSDQPQNQPTLFRRVIRGISNMLLKMYLTGTLRYWIERWYF, translated from the coding sequence ATGGGGCAGATTTTGGATTTATTCAGACAAAAAGGATCAAAAGTGAGTCAGCGCAATAAGGCTTCATCTTCTGATTCTGGGAATGAAGAAATACAGCAGATCTTGGCAAAAGAGACAGAGAAGCTAAATGGCATCTTGGAAGAAGTTAACATGATGTCCATTGAGAGACAGTCACTCATCAAAGCAAACGAGGAGCTGAAGAATAAAGTTATAGACACAGAAAAAGCGGCACTTGCAAAAGACAAGGAATTAAAAAAGCTGTTGGTTGTAAACAAAACTTTACAGGACGATAACACCGCattgaagcaggaaaacactgCACTGGGGCAACAAAACACCGTCttggaagaggaaaaaagcatcctggagcagaaaaacactgccctggagaaggaaaaaaatacccTACATCAGGAAAACATCATATTAAAACAGGTAAATACCATCTTGGAGGAGGAAAACACCTTCTTCAAGCAGAATAATACGgtcctggaaaaagaaaagactgcCATGgagcagaaatacaccactcaaATCAGTACCCTGGAGCAGAGAATTTCCACATTAGAACAGGAAAACACCTCTCAGAGGGAGAGAATTTCCACGTTAGACCAGGAAAACACCTCTCAGAGAGTGAGATTATCTCGTACATTGCGGGTAAGTACCTACCTGGAGCAAAGAACAAGGCGTTTGGAAGGGCAAAACTTTGGTTATGAGGTCGATAACAGAGACCTGCATCAGAACCTCAATTTAAGAAGAAGGCAACATGAGCAGGAAAAAACCTCCCTGATGCTAACTATCACTGCTCTGGAGGTGAAATGCACTGCCCTGGAGCAGAAAAACGCTGCCCTGGAGAATGAAAAGACCGCtttggaggaagaaaagaccgctctggaggaagaaaagactgctttggaggaagaaaagaccgctctggaggaagaaaaaaccgctctggaggaagaaaagactgctctggaggaagaaaagatcGCTCTGGAAGAGAAAAACACCGCTCTGGAGCAAAAAAATACCGCCCTGGAGCAGAGAATAAAGTACTTGCAGCATAAAAACAAGACCTTGGAGCTGATAAATGCCACCATGGAGCAAATGAAGAGCTCTCTGGAGAAGGAGAACACCACCTTGGAGCAGGAAAACAATAACCTGCAGCTTGAATTGGAACAGCTGAGGGACAGAATAGAACAGGTGCTTTCAGACCAGCCACAGAATCAGCCGACTTTATTCAGAAGAGTGATCAGAGGCATCTCCAATATGCTTCTGAAAATGTACCTAACAGGCACTCTCAGGTACTGGATTGAAAGATGGTACTTCTAA